One genomic segment of Borrelia miyamotoi includes these proteins:
- the rpmF gene encoding 50S ribosomal protein L32 → MAVPKFKPSKSRSRTRRSINMKKKVPQLQECSNCGNLGVRHRVCGKCGYYRNSQYLEL, encoded by the coding sequence ATGGCTGTTCCTAAATTTAAGCCTTCGAAATCTAGAAGTAGGACGAGGCGCAGTATAAATATGAAAAAAAAAGTACCTCAGCTTCAGGAATGTTCAAATTGCGGTAATCTTGGAGTAAGGCACAGAGTATGTGGAAAGTGTGGTTATTATAGAAATAGTCAATACTTGGAATTGTAA
- the acpP gene encoding acyl carrier protein gives MDQSEIFKKVRSIISEQLDKKEDEITMESRFVEDLGADSLDIYELLYLLEEAFDDKIPENEASEFETIGDVVAFIEKKKD, from the coding sequence ATGGATCAAAGTGAGATTTTTAAAAAAGTTAGGTCTATTATATCCGAGCAGCTTGATAAAAAAGAAGATGAAATTACTATGGAATCTAGGTTTGTTGAAGATCTTGGTGCAGACAGTCTTGATATTTATGAACTTTTATATTTGCTTGAGGAAGCATTTGATGATAAGATTCCAGAGAATGAAGCTAGTGAGTTTGAAACTATAGGTGATGTTGTTGCTTTTATTGAGAAAAAAAAGGATTAA
- the rnc gene encoding ribonuclease III encodes MKLDKDRKRKLDDLLMSLHINFNDIVLLNMSLIHSSYANEFDQGYSNNERLEFLGDSVLNLIITDYLYKFYPDKSEGELSKARSYIVSEESLSSIARELNLGNYLLLGRGEESNDGRNKKGILADAIEAFVGALYLDGGFLKAYAFVVELFEVHIRLMFNRGDFKDYKSLLQEYVQKKYKISPSYKLVKELGPDHNKIFCVELYVNDKFISNGKGRSKKEAEMIAAEMALKNVVNIDL; translated from the coding sequence ATGAAGCTTGATAAGGATCGCAAAAGAAAACTAGATGATTTGTTAATGAGTTTGCATATTAATTTTAATGATATTGTTTTGTTAAATATGTCTTTAATTCATTCATCATATGCGAATGAATTTGATCAAGGATATTCTAATAATGAGAGATTGGAGTTTTTAGGAGATTCTGTCCTGAATCTTATTATTACAGATTATTTGTATAAATTTTATCCTGATAAAAGTGAGGGCGAGCTTAGTAAGGCCAGATCTTATATTGTTAGTGAAGAATCTCTGTCCAGCATTGCTCGAGAACTTAATCTTGGCAACTATCTTTTACTTGGTAGGGGGGAAGAAAGTAATGATGGGCGTAATAAGAAAGGTATTCTTGCAGATGCTATTGAAGCTTTTGTTGGTGCGCTTTATCTTGATGGTGGTTTTTTGAAAGCTTATGCTTTTGTAGTGGAGCTTTTTGAAGTTCATATAAGGTTGATGTTTAATCGTGGTGATTTTAAAGATTATAAAAGTCTTCTTCAAGAATATGTTCAAAAAAAGTATAAAATTTCGCCAAGTTATAAATTGGTTAAAGAGTTAGGACCTGATCATAATAAGATTTTTTGTGTTGAGCTTTATGTTAATGATAAATTTATATCAAATGGTAAGGGAAGATCTAAAAAAGAAGCTGAGATGATAGCGGCTGAAATGGCGCTTAAAAATGTTGTAAATATTGATCTTTAA
- the coaD gene encoding pantetheine-phosphate adenylyltransferase codes for MKVALFPGSFDPITWGHIDLVKRASLIFDKIIVLVSNNSAKSYLLSDIERYELTCEVILSLGWSNIFVDRYDGIILDYILKNNIGFIVRGVRAFRDFEFEFERYIVNNKLGPSVDTVFLPSSDKYLFVRSDLVKELIKNKNFALSNFIPELVQKKLKSKFIDKLS; via the coding sequence ATGAAAGTGGCATTATTTCCTGGTTCATTTGATCCTATTACTTGGGGACATATTGATTTAGTGAAGAGAGCATCATTGATTTTTGATAAGATCATTGTCCTTGTTTCTAATAATAGTGCTAAGAGTTATTTGCTTAGTGATATTGAAAGATATGAACTTACTTGTGAGGTTATTTTATCTTTAGGATGGTCAAACATTTTTGTGGATAGATATGACGGAATTATTTTAGATTATATTTTAAAGAATAATATTGGCTTTATTGTTAGAGGTGTCAGGGCTTTTCGTGATTTTGAGTTTGAATTTGAAAGATATATTGTTAATAACAAGCTTGGTCCTTCAGTAGACACAGTATTTTTACCAAGTAGTGATAAATATTTGTTTGTAAGATCAGATCTTGTTAAGGAATTAATTAAGAATAAGAATTTTGCTCTCTCAAATTTTATTCCAGAATTAGTGCAAAAAAAGTTAAAATCTAAATTTATTGACAAATTGTCTTGA